A part of Vigna radiata var. radiata cultivar VC1973A chromosome 11, Vradiata_ver6, whole genome shotgun sequence genomic DNA contains:
- the LOC106776516 gene encoding 7-deoxyloganetic acid glucosyltransferase isoform X1, producing MAEEEGEAGGHHVLLLPGPMQGNVNSMMKLAQLLALHHFHITFLTTDFIHRRLYRFADIHSLSQTYPNLEFKTISDGLPDDHPRSGNNALADLYSSMNSFAKPLLRDIILSQTAAKSKITCLIGDGFLGGLTADVADEVGIPLIHFRAISASCFWALFCAPNLFESNELPIRVLCLLSIIMPDRMRTESKLIEGEEDMDRIISNLPGMENILRCRDLPSFYRGTETNLVDPLKSTVFDCHQTLRARGVILNTFEDLDGPLLSQMRLKFLRVFAVGPLHAHAKTTPSTSSFWEEDRSCLTWLDSQPLKSVLYVSFGSIATVTRERLMEFWYGLVNSKKRFLWVIRPDMVAGEDNDERVAAELEEGTKERGFIVGWAPQEEVLAHKAIGGFLTHSGWNSTLESLVAGVPMICWPCFADQQINSRFVSEVWKVGLDMKDLCDRDVVEKMVNDLMVHRREEFLKSAQAMATLAHKSVSPGGSSYSSLHDLVEFIKSASRKIN from the exons ATGGCAGAAGAAGAAGGGGAAGCAGGTGGACACCATGTTCTCCTCTTACCAGGACCAATGCAAGGCAACGTAAACTCAATGATGAAGCTGGCACAGCTTCTAGCTCTGCATCACTTCCACATCACCTTTCTCACCACCGATTTCATCCACCGCCGCCTCTACCGTTTCGCCGACATCCACTCTCTTTCACAAACCTACCCCAACCTCGAGTTCAAGACAATCTCCGATGGCCTCCCAGATGATCATCCTCGTTCCGGTAACAACGCTTTAGCTGACCTCTATTCTTCAATGAACTCGTTCGCAAAACCTCTCCTCAGAGACATTATTCTCTCCCAAACTGCTGCAAAATCCAAAATCACGTGCCTCATTGGTGACGGATTCCTTGGAGGCCTCACCGCTGACGTGGCGGATGAAGTTGGGATACCGCTCATCCATTTTCGCGCCATCAGTGCTTCATGCTTCTGGGCTTTGTTCTGTGCCCCAAATCTCTTTGAATCCAATGAACTTCCAATCAGAG TTTTATGTTTGTTATCAATTATCATGCCTGATAGGATGAGAACTGAATCGAAACTTATTGAAGGAGAGGAAGACATGGATCGCATCATATCCAATCTCCCAGGCATGGAAAACATTCTCCGATGTCGAGATCTCCCAAGTTTCTATCGAGGAACAGAAACCAACCTAGTAGACCCTTTAAAATCCACGGTCTTTGACTGCCATCAAACGCTTCGAGCCCGAGGAGTCATACTCAACACTTTCGAGGATCTAGATGGTCCTCTATTGTCCCAAATGCGTCTCAAGTTTCTCCGAGTCTTCGCCGTCGGTCCTCTCCATGCGCACGCCAAAACGACGCCGTCCACGAGTTCTTTCTGGGAAGAGGATAGAAGTTGCTTGACGTGGCTTGACTCTCAGCCGTTGAAATCGGTGCTATATGTCAGCTTCGGTAGCATTGCTACCGTAACAAGGGAGAGGCTAATGGAGTTTTGGTACGGTTTGGTAAACAGCAAGAAGAGGTTCTTGTGGGTGATTCGGCCTGATATGGTGGCCGGAGAAGACAACGATGAGCGGGTAGCGGCTGAGTTGGAGGAAGGGACTAAAGAGAGGGGGTTCATAGTGGGGTGGGCGCCACAAGAGGAGGTGCTGGCACACAAGGCCATAGGTGGGTTCTTGACGCACAGTGGGTGGAACTCTACCTTGGAGAGTTTGGTGGCTGGTGTGCCCATGATTTGCTGGCCATGCTTTGCGGATCAGCAGATTAACAGCAGATTTGTGAGTGAGGTTTGGAAAGTTGGGTTGGACATGAAAGATTTGTGTGATAGAGACGTTGTAGAGAAGATGGTAAATGATCTGATGGTTCATAGGAGGGAGGAGTTTCTGAAATCAGCTCAAGCAATGGCTACGTTGGCTCACAAGAGTGTGAGTCCAGGTGGTTCTTCTTACTCCAGTCTCCATGATTTGGTTGAATTCATTAAATCAGCTAGCAGGAAAATTAACTGA
- the LOC106776516 gene encoding 7-deoxyloganetic acid glucosyltransferase isoform X2 translates to MAEEEGEAGGHHVLLLPGPMQGNVNSMMKLAQLLALHHFHITFLTTDFIHRRLYRFADIHSLSQTYPNLEFKTISDGLPDDHPRSGNNALADLYSSMNSFAKPLLRDIILSQTAAKSKITCLIGDGFLGGLTADVADEVGIPLIHFRAISASCFWALFCAPNLFESNELPIRGEEDMDRIISNLPGMENILRCRDLPSFYRGTETNLVDPLKSTVFDCHQTLRARGVILNTFEDLDGPLLSQMRLKFLRVFAVGPLHAHAKTTPSTSSFWEEDRSCLTWLDSQPLKSVLYVSFGSIATVTRERLMEFWYGLVNSKKRFLWVIRPDMVAGEDNDERVAAELEEGTKERGFIVGWAPQEEVLAHKAIGGFLTHSGWNSTLESLVAGVPMICWPCFADQQINSRFVSEVWKVGLDMKDLCDRDVVEKMVNDLMVHRREEFLKSAQAMATLAHKSVSPGGSSYSSLHDLVEFIKSASRKIN, encoded by the exons ATGGCAGAAGAAGAAGGGGAAGCAGGTGGACACCATGTTCTCCTCTTACCAGGACCAATGCAAGGCAACGTAAACTCAATGATGAAGCTGGCACAGCTTCTAGCTCTGCATCACTTCCACATCACCTTTCTCACCACCGATTTCATCCACCGCCGCCTCTACCGTTTCGCCGACATCCACTCTCTTTCACAAACCTACCCCAACCTCGAGTTCAAGACAATCTCCGATGGCCTCCCAGATGATCATCCTCGTTCCGGTAACAACGCTTTAGCTGACCTCTATTCTTCAATGAACTCGTTCGCAAAACCTCTCCTCAGAGACATTATTCTCTCCCAAACTGCTGCAAAATCCAAAATCACGTGCCTCATTGGTGACGGATTCCTTGGAGGCCTCACCGCTGACGTGGCGGATGAAGTTGGGATACCGCTCATCCATTTTCGCGCCATCAGTGCTTCATGCTTCTGGGCTTTGTTCTGTGCCCCAAATCTCTTTGAATCCAATGAACTTCCAATCAGAG GAGAGGAAGACATGGATCGCATCATATCCAATCTCCCAGGCATGGAAAACATTCTCCGATGTCGAGATCTCCCAAGTTTCTATCGAGGAACAGAAACCAACCTAGTAGACCCTTTAAAATCCACGGTCTTTGACTGCCATCAAACGCTTCGAGCCCGAGGAGTCATACTCAACACTTTCGAGGATCTAGATGGTCCTCTATTGTCCCAAATGCGTCTCAAGTTTCTCCGAGTCTTCGCCGTCGGTCCTCTCCATGCGCACGCCAAAACGACGCCGTCCACGAGTTCTTTCTGGGAAGAGGATAGAAGTTGCTTGACGTGGCTTGACTCTCAGCCGTTGAAATCGGTGCTATATGTCAGCTTCGGTAGCATTGCTACCGTAACAAGGGAGAGGCTAATGGAGTTTTGGTACGGTTTGGTAAACAGCAAGAAGAGGTTCTTGTGGGTGATTCGGCCTGATATGGTGGCCGGAGAAGACAACGATGAGCGGGTAGCGGCTGAGTTGGAGGAAGGGACTAAAGAGAGGGGGTTCATAGTGGGGTGGGCGCCACAAGAGGAGGTGCTGGCACACAAGGCCATAGGTGGGTTCTTGACGCACAGTGGGTGGAACTCTACCTTGGAGAGTTTGGTGGCTGGTGTGCCCATGATTTGCTGGCCATGCTTTGCGGATCAGCAGATTAACAGCAGATTTGTGAGTGAGGTTTGGAAAGTTGGGTTGGACATGAAAGATTTGTGTGATAGAGACGTTGTAGAGAAGATGGTAAATGATCTGATGGTTCATAGGAGGGAGGAGTTTCTGAAATCAGCTCAAGCAATGGCTACGTTGGCTCACAAGAGTGTGAGTCCAGGTGGTTCTTCTTACTCCAGTCTCCATGATTTGGTTGAATTCATTAAATCAGCTAGCAGGAAAATTAACTGA
- the LOC106776508 gene encoding 7-deoxyloganetic acid glucosyltransferase: protein MAEAHVLIFPLPLSAHVLSMLKLAELLVLQNLRVTFLTTDTIHSRLARFGEIKVLSESYPTLHFKTFSDCNDEGDHPGFGDRIWDFISSVTLHAKPFLRDILLSHTPQIPKPSCVIQDGIFGSLSSGVATELNISIPIIHFRTVSSCCFWAYISATKLLQFQELPIRGDDDMDRIIKHLPGMENLLRCRDLPSFFRPNKEGNSTFESYADRSRQSLAADALILNSFEDLEGPVLSQIRHNFSKVYTVGPLHHHLNMRKAESNKGKEIPRFKNSVFQVDRSCMTWLDAQPEGSVMYVSFGSTTIVNKEDLMEIWHGLVNSKKGFLWVIRPDIVAGKHNEDRIPNEVKEGTKERGCIVEWAPQEEVLTHKAIGGFLTHSGWNSTLESLVAGVPMICWPYFADQQINSRFVSEVWKVGLDMKDICDRDVVEKMVNDVMVHRREEFLKSAQAMAMLAHKSVSPGGSSYTSLHDLIEYIISASREND from the exons ATGGCAGAAGCGCACGTGCTGATCTTCCCTCTTCCATTGTCCGCGCATGTTCTGTCGATGCTGAAGCTCGCCGAGCTTCTAGTCCTTCAGAATCTCCGCGTCACCTTCCTCACCACCGACACCATCCACAGCCGCCTCGCTCGTTTCGGTGAAATCAAAGTTCTCTCAGAATCCTATCCCACGCTCCATTTCAAGACCTTTTCCGATTGTAACGACGAGGGTGACCACCCTGGATTTGGAGACCGTATCTGGGACTTCATTTCTTCTGTAACTCTCCACGCTAAGCCCTTCTTGAGAGATATTCTGCTCTCCCACACTCCTCAAATTCCCAAACCTAGTTGCGTTATTCAGGATGGAATCTTCGGAAGCCTTTCCTCTGGCGTCGCTACTGAGTTAAACATATCCATACCAATCATTCATTTCCGAACCGTTAGTTCTTGCTGCTTCTGGGCTTATATCTCTGCTACAAAGCTCCTCCAGTTCCAAGAACTTCCCATTAGAG GAGATGACGACATGGATCGGATCATAAAACACTTGCCAGGAATGGAGAACTTGCTTCGGTGCAGAGATCTCCCGAGTTTCTTTCGACCAAACAAAGAGGGGAACTCGACTTTTGAGTCCTATGCAGACCGGAGTCGACAATCACTTGCAGCAGACGCGTTAATCCTCAACTCATTTGAAGATCTAGAAGGCCCTGTCCTCTCCCAAATACGTCATAATTTTTCCAAAGTTTACACCGTTGGCCCTCTCCACCACCATTTGAACATGAGAAAAGCAGAATCCAACAAAGGAAAAGAGATTCCCAGGTTTAAGAACAGTGTTTTTCAGGTAGACAGGAGCTGCATGACGTGGCTGGACGCTCAGCCCGAAGGGTCAGTGATGTATGTCAGCTTCGGAAGTACCACTATTGTGAACAAGGAAGATTTAATGGAGATTTGGCACGGTTTGGTGAACAGCAAGAAGGGGTTCCTGTGGGTGATCCGGCCTGACATTGTCGCAGGAAAACACAACGAGGACCGCATACCAAATGAGGTGAAGGAAGGAACTAAAGAGAGGGGGTGCATTGTAGAGTGGGCTCCGCAAGAGGAGGTGCTGACACACAAGGCCATTGGTGGGTTCTTGACACACAGTGGGTGGAACTCAACCTTGGAGAGCTTGGTGGCTGGTGTGCCCATGATTTGCTGGCCATACTTTGCGGATCAGCAGATTAACAGCAGGTTTGTGAGTGAGGTTTGGAAGGTTGGATTGGACATGAAAGATATTTGTGACAGAGATGTTGTGGAGAAGATGGTAAATGATGTCATGGTTCATAGGAGGGAGGAGTTTCTGAAATCAGCTCAAGCAATGGCTATGTTGGCTCACAAGAGTGTGAGTCCAGGTGGTTCCTCTTACACCAGTCTCCACGATTTGATTGAGTACATTATATCAGCTAGCAGAGAAAATGACTAA
- the LOC106777261 gene encoding 7-deoxyloganetic acid glucosyltransferase isoform X2: MAGAHVLMFPCPFQGHVQPMLKLAELLALHHLHVTFINTHSIHNRLTRYGDIQSLSASYPTLHFNTIADCYSFGNNTGSGDTTAGNIILSTTLHAKPLLRNILLAQSPEIPKVTCIIQDGILGSLSNDLASELGIPITIIHFRTSSPCCFWPYFWLPNLFKTNELPIRGDEDMDRIISNMPGMENLLRCRDLPSFCRPGAKGNLSIDWVSLQTQQSLAADALILNTFEELDRLVLSQIRLHFPKVYTLGPLHHHLNVRKAETNEANDNTSFRSSFFEVDRSCMAWLDAQAKGSVLYVSFGTSTIVTREELMEFWHGLVNSKRRFLWVMRPDLVVGRENDDRIPEELEEGTKERGFMVEWAPQEEVLAHKAIGGFLTHSGWNSTLESLVAGVPMICWPYFADQQVNSRFVSEVWKVGLDMKDVCDRDVVEKMVNDLMVHRRDEFLKSAQAMAMLANQSVSPGGSSHSSMQDLIHYIKSFVLQKR, translated from the exons ATGGCCGGAGCACACGTGCTCATGTTCCCCTGTCCATTCCAGGGCCATGTACAGCCTATGTTGAAGCTCGCCGAGCTTCTTGCCCTTCACCATCTCCATGTCACCTTCATCAACACTCACAGTATCCACAACCGTCTCACTCGTTACGGCGACATTCAATCTCTCTCAGCCTCCTACCCCACCCTCCATTTCAACACCATTGCCGATTGCTACAGCTTTGGCAATAACACTGGATCCGGAGACACTACTGCTGGGAACATAATACTTTCCACAACTCTGCATGCCAAGCCCCTATTGCGAAATATCTTGCTCGCCCAGAGTCCTGAAATTCCCAAAGTTACCTGCATTATTCAGGATGGCATCTTGGGAAGCCTTTCCAATGACTTGGCTTCTGAGTTAGGGATACCGATAACAATCATTCATTTTCGAACCAGCAGTCCCTGTTGCTTCTGGCCTTATTTCTGGCTTCCAAACCTCTTTAAAACCAACGAACTTCCCATTCGAG GAGATGAAGACATGGATCGCATCATAAGCAATATGCCAGGCATGGAAAACTTGCTACGTTGTAGAGATCTCCCTAGTTTCTGCAGACCAGGGGCAAAAGGGAACTTGTCTATTGACTGGGTTTCGTTACAGACCCAACAATCACTTGCAGCAGACGCGTTGATACTCAATACGTTTGAGGAGCTGGATCGCCTTGTCCTCTCTCAGATTCGCCTTCACTTTCCCAAAGTCTACACCCTTGGCCCTCTCCACCACCATCTGAACGTGAGAAAAGCAGAAACCAATGAAGCAAATGATAATACTTCATTTCGGAGTAGTTTTTTTGAAGTGGACAGGAGCTGCATGGCGTGGCTTGACGCTCAGGCTAAAGGGTCCGTGTTATATGTGAGTTTCGGTACTTCAACGATTGTGACAAGGGAGGAACTGATGGAGTTTTGGCATGGTTTGGTGAACAGCAAGAGACGGTTCTTGTGGGTGATGCGGCCTGATTTGGTGGTGGGAAGAGAGAACGATGACCGGATACCGGAAGAGCTGGAGGAAGGGACTAAAGAGAGAGGGTTCATGGTGGAATGGGCGCCGCAAGAGGAGGTGCTAGCCCACAAGGCCATTGGTGGGTTTTTGACACACAGTGGGTGGAACTCAACCTTGGAGAGTTTGGTGGCTGGTGTGCCCATGATTTGTTGGCCTTACTTTGCGGATCAGCAGGTTAACAGCAGGTTTGTGAGTGAGGTTTGGAAGGTTGGATTGGACATGAAAGATGTTTGTGACAGAGATGTTGTGGAGAAGATGGTAAATGATTTGATGGTTCATAGGAGGGATGAGTTTTTGAAATCAGCTCAAGCAATGGCTATGTTGGCTAACCAGAGTGTTAGTCCAGGTGGTTCTTCTCACTCCAGCATGCAAGATTTGATTCATTACATAAAATCATTCG TCTTACAAAAGAGataa
- the LOC106777261 gene encoding 7-deoxyloganetic acid glucosyltransferase isoform X1, with amino-acid sequence MAGAHVLMFPCPFQGHVQPMLKLAELLALHHLHVTFINTHSIHNRLTRYGDIQSLSASYPTLHFNTIADCYSFGNNTGSGDTTAGNIILSTTLHAKPLLRNILLAQSPEIPKVTCIIQDGILGSLSNDLASELGIPITIIHFRTSSPCCFWPYFWLPNLFKTNELPIRGDEDMDRIISNMPGMENLLRCRDLPSFCRPGAKGNLSIDWVSLQTQQSLAADALILNTFEELDRLVLSQIRLHFPKVYTLGPLHHHLNVRKAETNEANDNTSFRSSFFEVDRSCMAWLDAQAKGSVLYVSFGTSTIVTREELMEFWHGLVNSKRRFLWVMRPDLVVGRENDDRIPEELEEGTKERGFMVEWAPQEEVLAHKAIGGFLTHSGWNSTLESLVAGVPMICWPYFADQQVNSRFVSEVWKVGLDMKDVCDRDVVEKMVNDLMVHRRDEFLKSAQAMAMLANQSVSPGGSSHSSMQDLIHYIKSFGKENN; translated from the exons ATGGCCGGAGCACACGTGCTCATGTTCCCCTGTCCATTCCAGGGCCATGTACAGCCTATGTTGAAGCTCGCCGAGCTTCTTGCCCTTCACCATCTCCATGTCACCTTCATCAACACTCACAGTATCCACAACCGTCTCACTCGTTACGGCGACATTCAATCTCTCTCAGCCTCCTACCCCACCCTCCATTTCAACACCATTGCCGATTGCTACAGCTTTGGCAATAACACTGGATCCGGAGACACTACTGCTGGGAACATAATACTTTCCACAACTCTGCATGCCAAGCCCCTATTGCGAAATATCTTGCTCGCCCAGAGTCCTGAAATTCCCAAAGTTACCTGCATTATTCAGGATGGCATCTTGGGAAGCCTTTCCAATGACTTGGCTTCTGAGTTAGGGATACCGATAACAATCATTCATTTTCGAACCAGCAGTCCCTGTTGCTTCTGGCCTTATTTCTGGCTTCCAAACCTCTTTAAAACCAACGAACTTCCCATTCGAG GAGATGAAGACATGGATCGCATCATAAGCAATATGCCAGGCATGGAAAACTTGCTACGTTGTAGAGATCTCCCTAGTTTCTGCAGACCAGGGGCAAAAGGGAACTTGTCTATTGACTGGGTTTCGTTACAGACCCAACAATCACTTGCAGCAGACGCGTTGATACTCAATACGTTTGAGGAGCTGGATCGCCTTGTCCTCTCTCAGATTCGCCTTCACTTTCCCAAAGTCTACACCCTTGGCCCTCTCCACCACCATCTGAACGTGAGAAAAGCAGAAACCAATGAAGCAAATGATAATACTTCATTTCGGAGTAGTTTTTTTGAAGTGGACAGGAGCTGCATGGCGTGGCTTGACGCTCAGGCTAAAGGGTCCGTGTTATATGTGAGTTTCGGTACTTCAACGATTGTGACAAGGGAGGAACTGATGGAGTTTTGGCATGGTTTGGTGAACAGCAAGAGACGGTTCTTGTGGGTGATGCGGCCTGATTTGGTGGTGGGAAGAGAGAACGATGACCGGATACCGGAAGAGCTGGAGGAAGGGACTAAAGAGAGAGGGTTCATGGTGGAATGGGCGCCGCAAGAGGAGGTGCTAGCCCACAAGGCCATTGGTGGGTTTTTGACACACAGTGGGTGGAACTCAACCTTGGAGAGTTTGGTGGCTGGTGTGCCCATGATTTGTTGGCCTTACTTTGCGGATCAGCAGGTTAACAGCAGGTTTGTGAGTGAGGTTTGGAAGGTTGGATTGGACATGAAAGATGTTTGTGACAGAGATGTTGTGGAGAAGATGGTAAATGATTTGATGGTTCATAGGAGGGATGAGTTTTTGAAATCAGCTCAAGCAATGGCTATGTTGGCTAACCAGAGTGTTAGTCCAGGTGGTTCTTCTCACTCCAGCATGCAAGATTTGATTCATTACATAAAATCATTCGGTAAGGAAAATAACTAA